A region from the Candidatus Methylomirabilota bacterium genome encodes:
- a CDS encoding ArsI/CadI family heavy metal resistance metalloenzyme produces the protein MTDLPRVHVHMKVSDLAKSREFYRRFFGAEPVKEKPGYVKFLPPWGPLNLALSEGRPAEGGGPVDHVGIQVASRDAVLRQLARVKAAGLAVREELGVDCCHANQDKFWVHDPDGVEWEVYVLNRDLEDAPRGLPLAKGASCCVPS, from the coding sequence ATGACCGACCTCCCCCGCGTCCACGTGCACATGAAGGTCTCCGACCTCGCGAAGAGCCGCGAGTTCTACCGGCGGTTCTTCGGCGCCGAGCCCGTGAAGGAGAAGCCGGGCTACGTGAAGTTCCTGCCGCCGTGGGGCCCGCTGAACCTCGCCCTGTCCGAGGGGCGGCCCGCGGAGGGCGGCGGCCCGGTGGATCACGTGGGGATCCAGGTCGCGTCGCGCGACGCCGTCCTGCGCCAGCTCGCGCGGGTGAAGGCGGCGGGCCTCGCCGTGCGGGAGGAGCTCGGCGTGGACTGCTGCCACGCGAACCAGGACAAGTTCTGGGTGCACGATCCCGACGGCGTGGAGTGGGAGGTGTACGTGCTGAACCGCGACCTCGAGGACGCGCCCCGCGGCCTGCCGCTCGCCAAGGGGGCGTCCTGCTGCGTCCCGTCCTGA
- a CDS encoding MoaD/ThiS family protein, translated as MASTGATAATIPVEVASWVTKFIGGDGTGRRVFEEALPPGATVRSVLGRLSARYPDLQAALWHGDELGEHIEVLVNDAVLGIGHALDSPLRPGDRITLLGQFMGGR; from the coding sequence ATGGCCTCGACGGGCGCGACGGCCGCGACCATCCCGGTCGAGGTCGCCTCCTGGGTCACGAAGTTCATCGGCGGCGACGGCACCGGGCGGCGGGTGTTCGAGGAGGCGCTGCCGCCGGGCGCCACGGTCCGGAGCGTGCTCGGACGGCTCTCGGCCCGCTATCCCGACCTCCAGGCCGCGCTCTGGCACGGGGACGAGCTCGGCGAGCACATCGAGGTCCTCGTGAACGACGCCGTCCTCGGCATCGGGCACGCGCTCGACTCGCCGCTCCGGCCGGGCGACCGCATCACGCTCCTCGG